The window aaatttcaattttgaaacaattttatttttccaaatcGGTCGGTGTTTTTCTCACAATCACATTTAGTCATTTATTCACTGTTTTCGTAAACTTACTTTTGGTCATGAATTCTGATTTTTCGGGAATATTGCTTGTTTCAAAACGAATTTATTtctctaatgatgatgtccagaaaaaaatggatattCAAAATTTCGATAATCATACCAGtatttcgataatttttttcaccatagTTGATTTTATCGTTTTATTTGCATTGTTTTTACCGGAATGGATCGTATCGCATGTTGGTGGCGATGTCCAAATCGGTCTATGGAAGATTTgcattttgaatcaaaagaGAATAcccaaatgtttttcattttcacaacCATTACCTTGGAAATTGgctatcattttcatcattatcggttgttttttcaatacattAGCTATAATAGTATTTATCAAATCATTCAAGAATCCATTGTTTCGACGTCATGGAAGATGGCTTGGACTGTTCACTTTGTTCTTTTTTAGTTTAGCGTCATTGTTTATACCGATTGGATTTTCTGTCGAGCAAATCAAAGGTGAACTATTCCAATTACCGAGTTCATTTTATGTAAGTATGATTGCATGTGTTTTTCTAGAAAAACCCTAATGTTGATTTTTACTAATCTCTTTTTCTGCACAACTTAGGCCGGACAAGCATATATATTGTTCAACATGTCCATTTGGATAACGTATgctaataaaattttaattctaTGCTTGCAATAAAACTAAAACATTATTTAATTCTGTTTAGAGCCATATCTGAAGTTTTCGCTGCACGGCTATGTTTTTTTAACTTTTGACCTTCTCGTTATCAACCACGCGAATAATGTGTTGCGTTACCTGAGTGCATGATAAGCTCGATCgataaaaattaatcatttgattatcaatgtGATTACAGGTAGCCCtagctgtgtgtgtgtgtgtgtgtgtgtatgtggaaAAACACAGTGGTCCTAGCGAGATTCTCGAGTATAAATTTTGGTCCAGAAACCGTTTTgaaatcattcgaatcataGCATTCTATTTGACAACAACAGTCAATTTAAAACTTCAAGAACAATTTTGGTTATTAAACCTATTACCAATTATTCTCTTCAAAACAATCATGTCCCGAATTCAATCCATTTCATTCCTTTTGGTTTGCTCGATTATCGGTAATGTTGTGACGGCACCGATTACCGATCcgaacaataataaacaagCTATACTCAACTATGGCCGAATTTTGAACAGAGATATTAGCCGAAAATTGGTGAACAATATCTATACATTCAATGGTCAAGTTCGCCAATATGCTGGTAATATTCGTAGCGATTCCGGTAAGTAATTGGATAATACGTTTTTGAATATAgctaatttaaattttccatcTCTTAGCTTTATACGAATTGGTTGTACCGATGCAATTTACTTCAAACCTCGGTAATATGGTTGCTCCATATGTCGTCCGTCGTTTTATTTCAAAACCATTTGAAGTTGCTGTAGAAAATGTTGCTAAATGGGTGGATCATAtcagttcatcatcaaaattggtTTCCGACTACATTGCCACTGCAATGGGTAATGTTCCAAAAAATCGACGGCCATAAAGAATCTATGAATTTGTCAGAAATTGCtgaattttgtattttttttcatttgaattataaGTACGATTTTTAATCATatctaattttttctatttgtatgtatgtaaattaaatttcatatattcaaCTTTAACCCtctcatttcaattttcattaatattgTGGTATACGtgataaccatcatcattatcctaTTTTGTGTACACTGCTAAagcaatgataaaaatgccTTGCgagaattttcaaatccTCGTGGCCAAAACTTGTATGTTTACGCATGTCATGTGACATAGTTACACGATCGTTatcgataacaacaacaaaaaaacgcgTTCTTGATTACGAACAAATGTGATACGTGATCATTATGTACATCCAAgatcaataaatttgttcttattattattgattgttttgttgttgttgacattgtctatgatgataacaacTAACGGTAAAATAACAACCGAAAATATTATAGATAATTTTTGTTACAAATTAAAGATTTGAAATAGTTGATTATTATCCTTTTCCTTGTACATATCAGGGGTGAAAAATCTAGTCTCGATATAATGTTTCGAATTATTTTTCGGCATcataaaaaacaagataacaacgttatttttaatttgtcGCAAGAATCTATTCGAAAGcgaaaaacattaaaattgaattttttcctttattttcctatatatgatgatgatgattataataatgtccTTGATGTTTATTGTATTGGATTTAgacagcagaaaaaaataaaaataaacatacaACCAATATGATTCCAATGGCCGAAAAttcaatatgtgtgtgtgtgtgtgtgtgtgaatgtttATAAACACTTGAAAACATCCTTATTTACGTTTTACGTATCACGTAGTCCATTTTGTTTCCAATATATCGTGGACTATCAAGTGTTGTGCgcaagtttttgttttgttttggcatGTATAATATGAATCCATAAAGGAATGAATGTGGATTGTTGACAAGTTTCGtccgagagagagagagagagagagagagagagagagcgagagaagaaaaaactatATAAAGCTAAGACCCGTCGAAAATTAAATCGTCATATCGTTTGAAATGCAATTTTCAAGCTGGTTAAACAAAACTCAACAACAGCTCGATTTtaccgaaatttttttccattttgcctgatttgattttgattatacaTTATTTTActgaattttgaaatcatGGGTCATATTGTAATTCCACGTAATGTTATCGCTCGATGTTCACGATCTAATCTCTGGgttcaattgaaaaagaatccCAAATACTGGGTAATGGTTACGGCTTCGTTAATCGCTGCACCATCATGTGCCATTTCAACCGGAATTCAAAAACTTTACAGCTATCCATTTATATTTGAACGTGACTATCAACGTTTGTTGAAAGATGATgctaaatatgaaaaatactTGGGAACTTGGTAATTGTTAATCATTCCTTGTGGCTGCTCAAGATCTCCCTGTGCTCAATATCGTCTCACATTGGCTTCGAATTATTAAGATGTGTGGACGTTTGATTCGTATTctggatttgaattttttttctttttgatttaaatgattgaaatgatttgatgCGATTTACATTTTTCACTTATACTTATACTTATTTTCATAATACTCATATACCGAACAAAATAAACTAATAAAGTTGAATTTATAaatacaatcaattgatgttaattttttaaatgaatttagacaaaaaaaacttgtcaaactaaactaaattatttatattatatggcgccatttaaaataaaagtgTAATGTATGAAATTGGCAAGTCTAAACAACACCCAGTAGTGCCATCTTGTATCGAATCTCTATGAGAATCCGAAACACGTGGTGAGGATTCTATTGGATATGTTGTGCATGTATTtggttatttatttttatgtgtgttcaaagtatttttatttgatccaATAATTATCATGGGTCGTAAGGCTAAATTCGATACCAAACAACCGAAAGGACCGGGACGTAAAGCTCGAAAACAAGGAGAAGTCGATGTTAAATTGTTTCTATCTAATATTgagaaaaagaacaaaaatccCAGCAAGAAAATCACACCGATTTCAAAAAGGTAagcaaaaattaatttcaaatgttatccattcaattttacattttattttgattgattagaaAAAATGTGGATAATGTCGATAGTAGCAGTAAAAAAAGAGTCAAATTTGCTTCAAATCTTGTCGAGCAAAGGATATTTCCATCCGATCCAAAAGAAAGGAAAAACACTGGCTATTATGGTAATCTAGTGAAAGCTATGAAAGAAGAACAGCTTGATTTCGATGACGacgttgacgatgatgatgatgatgataatgatgatgaaaacgaaGAAATTAATGAAGAACTTGGTAACCTTttcgatgacaatgatgttgatgatgatgatgagcaagATGAACTTGAATTTTCCGACGAGGAAATAGATGAGCAgccaaaaaatttgaaaaataatgatcaaaatggcgatgataatgacgaaaatgaaaatcaggACGATATGAAAGTATccgattcaattgaaatctCAATTGATGAAACCTTACCGCCCGACATTTCGTTACTTAAACAACGAATATCTGATGTCCTTTTCATTTTGAGTGATTTTAAAAATCGACgtcaagaagaaaaaaccagGGATGATTATATCTGTGTTTTGAAGCAAGATCTTTGTTCTTATTATAATtacaacaaatttttaatgACCAAATTTATGAATCTATTTTCCCTGGATGAGCTTAAAGAATTTCTCGAAGCCAGTGAAGTTCAAAGGCCTATGGTTATTCGTGTGAATACGTTGAAAACACGAAGACGAGATCTTGCACAAGCTTTAATCAATCGTGGTGTCAATTTGGATCCAGTTGGAAATTGGTCAAAAGTTGGTTTAGTGATCTATGATTCACAGGTGCCTATCGGCGCTACTCCTGAATATTTAGCCGGTCACTATATGCTTCAAGGAGCGGCATCTCTAGTTCCTGTCATGGCATTAGCGCcgatggaaaatgaaaaaattttagacATGTGTGCTGCTCCAGGTGGAAAAACCACTCATCTGGCCACCATGATGAGAAATACTGGTATAATTTTTgccaatgattttcaaaaagaaCGTTGTAAAGCATTGACTGCCAATTTACATCGTCTCGGTATTGTCAACACGATCGTAAGCAATTATGATGGACGTAAATATCCGAAAATTATGAAAGGTTTTGATCGAGTATTGTTGGATGCACCATGTTCAGGCACAGGAGTAATTTGTAAAGATCCCGCTGTCAAATCTACCAAGGTAAgttattatttaaaattttctatatatagattattaatgaaatttaatcaaacaaattatatTATTCCTTTTAATAGACAAATGCTGATATTCTCAAATGTTCATACtttcaaaaacaattgattttatcCGCAATAGATTGCCTGGATGCTAATTCCAATACCGGAGGTATATTGGTCTATTCTACTTGTTCAGTATTGAtcgaagaaaatgaatgggTCATTGAATATGCTCTTAAAAAACGTAATGTTAAATTATTACCtatcaacattgattttgGTCGTGAAGGATTCACAAGGTGAGTTTCAAACATTAAACGATAGATGGTGCATCTATGACtatataattttgattttgattttttcattattcacaaAAAAGTTATCGAGAATTACGATTCCATCCAACAATGAAATACACTCGTCGATTATTTCCACATGTCAACAATACTGATGGTTTTTTCGTGGCTAAATTACAGAAATTTTCCAACATTATTCCTTCCGAAATGAACGGTAAGTTTATCGTgtcttttttgttcatctatCCTAGATATTTTGCACTAAAGttgaatcgaaattttaatgttgaaaaaaacaatttgtttttcggtATTTTtctataatcaacaacaaaaaattgtatcaatatatatagagagaaaaaaatcaaatcaaacgcTATGATTCTATTTCATGATTATCAGATTAGGtccatttgtttgtgtatgtacACATATACagtcaattgaatcaaatgtcTTTGACTGACCTGGTGAGCGttgcattttcattattttctgtttgtttgtttgtttgtttcattactGATCTGCATGATGGTAATCAATCTTATGGTACAAACATTTTTACTTGATCAAGTTTGGTGTCTAATATATATAcagatgaattttcatttcacctgaacgaaacgaaaacgtgttttgtttagttaatattgatgatgattcgaatctCCCTTTTCTTCTTATTTCACATGTATATTATCAAgcatcttttctttttcttatttattttgtttatgtgGATATTTGACCATATCAATCAGAGTCCTTTCATTATACATAGACtctcatcattcattcatttatttgttccCTTTTATGTTAGATTCTCCCTTATTCTTGTtcatgttcattcattcgaaatgTATGACcagtttggtttggtttttttatttcgtttattGGCTAGTCTTTtcttaattattattattttattttgtaaatGTCGCTAATCATTTAAATTCGATCCTTTATGTTTATACATAAgttatttgaattatttgaaacTTTTCTTCGGCTCATTATATTGCTTTTTcagtttgattgatttactatacattgaatttattattgatacaAATGGCTAAAATTACCGAGACACACATGCAATTCGATTGCAATGATCATTTCGAATCTTTTTCtctaaaaaaataacaaaactgattttgattaaattctttttttatgatgttgatttgatgacTGTCAACTGTCCACTGTGTAAATGATctttatcattgattgtgtttgtccaagaatttttttcttcttcactcaaaatgattatgctaattttttgttttgactcactgagaaaagaatttatcCAATATGCagtatagaaaaaataaattcttatccttcttgttttttgaattatttttgattaattgaatcaTCTTTTTCGTTTGACACTgctgtccattttttttgttgatttaattttttttttgtt of the Dermatophagoides farinae isolate YC_2012a chromosome 1, ASM2471394v1, whole genome shotgun sequence genome contains:
- the LOC124491674 gene encoding modulator of smoothened protein, with the protein product MNSDFSGILLVSKRIYFSNDDVQKKMDIQNFDNHTSISIIFFTIVDFIVLFALFLPEWIVSHVGGDVQIGLWKICILNQKRIPKCFSFSQPLPWKLAIIFIIIGCFFNTLAIIVFIKSFKNPLFRRHGRWLGLFTLFFFSLASLFIPIGFSVEQIKGELFQLPSSFYAGQAYILFNMSIWITAISEVFAARLCFFNF
- the LOC124491676 gene encoding uncharacterized protein LOC124491676; amino-acid sequence: MSRIQSISFLLVCSIIGNVVTAPITDPNNNKQAILNYGRILNRDISRKLVNNIYTFNGQVRQYAGNIRSDSALYELVVPMQFTSNLGNMVAPYVVRRFISKPFEVAVENVAKWVDHISSSSKLVSDYIATAMGNVPKNRRP
- the LOC124491785 gene encoding uncharacterized protein LOC124491785, with translation MGRKAKFDTKQPKGPGRKARKQGEVDVKLFLSNIEKKNKNPSKKITPISKRKNVDNVDSSSKKRVKFASNLVEQRIFPSDPKERKNTGYYGNLVKAMKEEQLDFDDDVDDDDDDDNDDENEEINEELGNLFDDNDVDDDDEQDELEFSDEEIDEQPKNLKNNDQNGDDNDENENQDDMKVSDSIEISIDETLPPDISLLKQRISDVLFILSDFKNRRQEEKTRDDYICVLKQDLCSYYNYNKFLMTKFMNLFSLDELKEFLEASEVQRPMVIRVNTLKTRRRDLAQALINRGVNLDPVGNWSKVGLVIYDSQVPIGATPEYLAGHYMLQGAASLVPVMALAPMENEKILDMCAAPGGKTTHLATMMRNTGIIFANDFQKERCKALTANLHRLGIVNTIVSNYDGRKYPKIMKGFDRVLLDAPCSGTGVICKDPAVKSTKTNADILKCSYFQKQLILSAIDCLDANSNTGGILVYSTCSVLIEENEWVIEYALKKRNVKLLPINIDFGREGFTSYRELRFHPTMKYTRRLFPHVNNTDGFFVAKLQKFSNIIPSEMNGEKQQQTNNYTSLSKDDEKFSNNNNNNHNDDDDDDDDGEEDDNNNEMNIAIVNEHHQNQPKQNSNSLLNKTKMKKKKNKKKRNNNVANPNDYDMNQNDDNDKLVKQDNDDHPRKIATTIKNGDVHVAINGGDGGQRKRKQKKFKKNKMIKQKGFKGKKSMKKINNHRKK